One part of the Arabidopsis thaliana chromosome 1 sequence genome encodes these proteins:
- the FBP gene encoding Inositol monophosphatase family protein (Inositol monophosphatase family protein; FUNCTIONS IN: fructose 1,6-bisphosphate 1-phosphatase activity, phosphoric ester hydrolase activity; INVOLVED IN: carbohydrate metabolic process, fructose metabolic process; LOCATED IN: cellular_component unknown; EXPRESSED IN: 25 plant structures; EXPRESSED DURING: 16 growth stages; CONTAINS InterPro DOMAIN/s: Fructose-1,6-bisphosphatase, active site (InterPro:IPR020548), Fructose-1,6-bisphosphatase (InterPro:IPR000146); BEST Arabidopsis thaliana protein match is: high cyclic electron flow 1 (TAIR:AT3G54050.2); Has 3746 Blast hits to 3738 proteins in 1274 species: Archae - 47; Bacteria - 2330; Metazoa - 401; Fungi - 156; Plants - 330; Viruses - 0; Other Eukaryotes - 482 (source: NCBI BLink).): MDHAADAHRTDLMTITRFVLNEQSKYPESRGDFTILLSHIVLGCKFVCSAVNKAGLAKLIGLAGETNIQGEEQKKLDVLSNDVFVNALVSSGRTSVLVSEEDEEATFVEPSKRGKYCVVFDPLDGSSNIDCGVSIGTIFGIYTLDHTDEPTTADVLKPGNEMVAAGYCMYGSSCMLVLSTGTGVHGFTLDPSLGEFILTHPDIKIPNKGNIYSVNEGNAQNWDGPTTKYVEKCKFPKDGSPAKSLRYVGSMVADVHRTLLYGGIFLYPADKKSPNGKLRVLYEVFPMSFLMEQAGGQAFTGKKRALDLVPEKIHERSPIFLGSYDDVEEIKALYAEEEKKN; the protein is encoded by the exons atggaTCACGCAGCAGATGCTCACCGTACGGATTTGATGACCATTACAAGATTCGTGTTGAATGAACAATCAAAGTATCCAGAATCTCGTGGTGATTTCACCATTTTGCTTAGTCACATCGTTTTGGGTTGCAAATTCGTTTGCAGTGCTGTTAATAAG GCTGGTTTGGCTAAGTTAATTGGACTTGCAGGGGAAACAAACATTCAG GGTGAAGAGCAAAAGAAACTTGATGTGCTCTCTAATGATGTCTTTGTCAACGCTTTGGTTAGCAGTGGTAGAACT TCTGTTCTTGTCTCggaggaagatgaggaagcTACGTTTGTGGAGCCATCCAAGCGTGGAAA GTACTGTGTTGTTTTTGATCCGCTTGATGGATCTTCAAACATTGACTGTGGTGTTTCCATTGGCACA ATTTTTGGAATTTACACGTTGGACCACACTGATGAGCCAACCACTGCAGATGTTCTGAAACCTGGGAATGAAATGGTGGCTGCAGGTTATTGTATGTACGGAAGCTCCTGCATG CTTGTGTTGAGCACTGGAACCGGTGTCCACGGATTTACACTGGACCCATCTCTAGGAGAGTTCATTCTAACTCACCCGGACATTAAG ATTCCAAATAAGGGAAACATTTATTCGGTGAATGAAGGCAATGCGCAGAACTGGGATGGTCCAACTACAAA GTATGTAGAGAAATGCAAGTTTCCTAAAGATGGTTCTCCTGCAAAGTCTCTGAGATACGTAGGAAG TATGGTAGCTGATGTTCATCGTACACTACTTTATGGAGGAATCTTCTTGTACCCGGCTGACAAGAAAAGCCCCAATGGAAAATTGCG TGTCTTGTATGAAGTTTTCCCGATGTCGTTTTTGATGGAGCAAGCCGGAGGTCAGGCCTTTACGGGAAAGAAAAGG GCGCTAGACCTTGTCCCGGAGAAGATCCATGAGCGTTCTCCGATATTTCTTGGTAGCTACGATGATGTAGAAGAGATTAAAGCTCTCTATGCTGAGGAGGAAAAGAAGAACTAA
- a CDS encoding nucleic acid-binding/zinc ion-binding protein (BEST Arabidopsis thaliana protein match is: nucleic acid binding;zinc ion binding (TAIR:AT5G36228.1); Has 59 Blast hits to 57 proteins in 2 species: Archae - 0; Bacteria - 0; Metazoa - 0; Fungi - 0; Plants - 59; Viruses - 0; Other Eukaryotes - 0 (source: NCBI BLink).) — protein sequence MSDELWNDIQHMELGRELFIPYHAYAGAFASNRLSHLGRILNPQTQSVERAILELPYQWGLGSQVHGHILDDRGIHSPYVSERTIEFIASTLGEVVAMDFNEETTTQITFIRVKDLDDESEVMVIPERHDGEGSNSLNRWDQEINSQNSNISTYSPLHDFPVVSWNFYTAGNLPHRFSSSSNSSTPIASASFLAASGWRPTTRPTYEFGESSKRKKGKQVWEDPERNIRQRRMELGIRFYLVDGEAP from the exons atGAGTGATGAATTATGGAATGACATCCAACATATGGAATTGGGTCGTGAACTCTTTATTCCATATCATGCTTATGCTGGAGCTTTTGCTTCTAATAGATTAAGTCATCTTGGAAGAATTCTTAATCCTCAAACTCAAAGTGTTGAAAGAGCTATACTGGAGTTACCTTATCAGTGGGGCCTAGGTTCTCAAGTTCATGGACATATCCTTGATGACAG AGGAATACATTCACCTTATGTATCAGAGAGGACAATTGAGTTCATTGCAAGTACTTTAGGTGAGGTTGTGGCTATGGATTTCAATGAAGAAACTACAACGCAGATTACCTTCATTCGAGTCAAG GATTTAGATGATGAATCAGAAGTGATGGTAATTCCAGAGAGGCATGATGGTGAAGGCTCCAACAGCCTCAATCGATGGGATCAAGAGATTAACTCACAAAATTCTAATATCTCAACGTATTCACCTCTGCATGATTTTCCTGTTGTAAGCTGGAATTTTTATACTGCAGGCAACCTACCTCATCgattctcatcatcttcaaactCATCTACTCCTATAGCTTCAGCTAGTTTTCTTGCAGCTTCAGGATGGAGACCTACAACTAGACCTACCTATGAATTTGGTGAGAGTTCCAAGCGAAAGAAAGGAAAGCAAGTGTGGGAAGATCCTGAACGCAACATCCGACAGAGACGTATGGAACTGGGGATAAGGTTTTATCTGGTGGATGGTGAGGCTCCTTAA